From a single Brettanomyces bruxellensis chromosome 5, complete sequence genomic region:
- a CDS encoding uncharacterized protein (MEROPS:MER0003297): protein MASAPQKRTLDRGPSNGQPKRQKKNDINGKNATHPLNGDQRLSKIPVGSSYNDAQWQATVDKVVKAVVSIHFMQVEDFDTESAMCSEATGFVVDANMGLILTNRHVVNPGPFIGYAVFDNHEECEVKPIYRDPVHDFGFLKFDPSEIKYMQVTELKLKPELAKVGCEIRVIGNDSGEKLSILSGFISRVDRNAPDYGPQSYNDFNTEYIQAAASASGGSSGSPVVNMEGYAVALQAGGSTESSTDFFLPVFRVLRALKCIQAKNKVTRGTIQVQWVLEPFDKCRRLGLTSEKEKMMREHFPQINGLLVSSISLPEGPADKLIKEGDCLISINDTLISSFVTVDEILDKSIDKDVHIVVQRGGKDIELTCKVQDLHSITPDRYLSVCGATFNDLSYQLARIYGIAVKGLFVSNAGGSFVLGSPDITNCWIIDTLDNKPVTNLDSFIEVMKKIPDRAFIPVKYHHLTDAHVPLFKYIFIDRHWYRSFRMARRNDETGLWDFTTIQDKPLPPLPITPKHAKFMDLPSEFNGCKKLVRSFALVDATYPLPLDSFPGHIRRVYGVIIDAEHGYILTSRHCIAHDLCDINVSIAESIIIPGKVVFLHPTKGYAIVKYDPSLVKAPVETPKFGTKPLDRGEKVVFVGYNKSLRVVLDETKVSDIGVINIPSNSNSPRYKATNVEAVLIDSTAGQKCSSGVLADKDGTVRAFWLSCDGEEDKMYTMGVNVTDVMWELEFLRDGKLPDLKIIDAEFGSILIATARINGVPESWIKQIEDHATDKLQFLYVPSVSTNLDNEPACDLKPGDIVLSVNGKLITRFRDVDSIIKELTPETEYLSFKVVREKEMMEVQVKLTRTANFLTKQVVFWSGCALQEPHHGVRQAIKNLPSKVYCTSMSQGSPSRFYTVGITNFITHVNEQPTPTLDAFIKVIKTIKDNSYCKLRIVSYDNIPMAQTLKVNYHYFPTSELSKNAKTGEWEFQNIKMVEKDKDEKNVIGEATH from the coding sequence ATGGCTTCAGCTCCCCAAAAAAGAACGCTGGACCGGGGTCCCAGTAACGGACAACCAAAaagacagaaaaaaaacgataTTAATGGGAAAAATGCAACACATCCTCTGAACGGGGATCAAAGACTCAGTAAGATTCCAGTTGGATCATCATACAACGATGCACAATGGCAGGCTACCGTTGATAAGGTGGTTAAGGCAGTGGtttctattcattttatgCAGGTTGAAGATTTCGACACTGAATCTGCAATGTGTAGTGAGGCTACTGgatttgttgttgatgcaaACATGGGACTTATTCTCACAAATCGGCACGTTGTGAATCCAGGACCGTTTATTGGTTATGCCGTTTTTGATAACCATGAAGAATGTGAAGTGAAGCCAATCTATAGAGATCCTGTTCACGATTTCGGATTCTTGAAATTCGACCCCtcagaaataaaatacatGCAGGTTACCgaattgaaattgaaacCAGAACTCGCAAAAGTTGGTTGTGAGATAAGAGTTATTGGTAACGATTCTGGCGAAAAGCTTTCTATTCTGTCAGGTTTCATATCCAGAGTTGACAGAAATGCTCCCGATTATGGTCCACAATCCTACAATGACTTCAACACTGAATACATACAGGCAGCTGCATCTGCATCCGGTGGTTCATCTGGTTCTCCAGTTGTGAATATGGAAGGCTATGCTGTTGCCTTACAAGCAGGAGGCTCAACAGAATCGTCCAcagatttctttcttccagTTTTTAGAGTGTTGAGGGCTTTAAAATGTATTCAGGCCAAGAACAAGGTTACAAGAGGTACCATCCAGGTTCAGTGGGTGCTTGAACCGTTTGACAAATGCCGGAGATTAGGATTGACATcagagaaggaaaagatgatgagagAACATTTCCCTCAGATCAACGGCTTGCTCGTGAGCTCCATATCTCTTCCAGAAGGTCCAGCAGACAAATTGATTAAAGAGGGAGACTGCCTCATTTCCATCAACGATACATTAATCTCTTCGTTTGTCACTGTTGATGAGATATTGGATAAAAGTATTGACAAAGACGTTCATATAGTGGTCCAAAGGGGTGGAAAGGACATCGAACTCACCTGCAAAGTTCAGGATCTTCACAGCATAACGCCAGATAGATACCTCTCCGTTTGTGGAGCCACATTCAATGATTTGAGCTATCAGCTTGCAAGAATATATGGCATTGCCGTCAAGGGTCTTTTTGTGAGTAATGCGGGAGGCTCGTTTGTATTGGGATCTCCAGATATTACCAACTGCTGGATCATCGATACATTAGACAACAAGCCGGTTACAAATTTGGATTCATTTATAGAAGTTATGAAAAAGATCCCAGACAGGGCATTTATTCCGGTTAAGTACCACCACCTCACTGATGCTCATGTCCCACTAttcaaatacatttttatcGACAGACATTGGTACAGATCCTTCAGAATGGCCAGGAGAAATGACGAAACCGGACTCTGGGACTTCACAACAATTCAAGATAAGCCTTTGCCGCCACTTCCAATCACTCCAAAGCATGCCAAGTTTATGGATCTACCATCTGAGTTTAACGGGTGCAAGAAGTTAGTGAGATCTTTTGCCTTGGTCGATGCCACATATCCATTGCCATTGGACTCTTTCCCTGGTCACATCAGGAGAGTTTATGGAGTTATTATCGATGCTGAACATGGATACATTCTCACATCCAGACACTGCATAGCACACGATTTGTGCGACATCAACGTTTCCATCGCTGAATCCATAATTATTCCTGGAAAGGTGGTTTTCCTGCATCCAACGAAGGGATATGCAATTGTTAAGTATGATCCGTCATTAGTTAAGGCGCCTGTGGAAACACCCAAGTTTGGAACAAAGCCATTGGACAGGGGTGAAAAGGTGGTTTTTGTTGGATACAACAAGAGCCTCCGGGTGGTTCTTGATGAAACCAAAGTAAGCGATATTGGAGTCATCAATATTCCATCAAATTCAAACTCTCCAAGGTACAAGGCAACCAACGTTGAGGCCGTTTTAATTGATTCCACCGCGGGTCAAAAATGTAGCTCTGGTGTGCTTGCTGACAAGGATGGCACAGTGCGGGCTTTCTGGTTATCATGCGATGGTGAGGAGGACAAAATGTATACTATGGGTGTGAATGTTACTGATGTCATGTGGGAATTGGAATTTCTCAGAGACGGAAAACTTCCGGATTTGAAGATTATAGACGCCGAATTCGGTTCCATTCTTATAGCTACTGCCAGAATCAACGGTGTTCCGGAATCTTGGATTAAGCAGATCGAGGATCATGCTACAGACAAACTTCAGTTCTTGTATGTTCCAAGTGTTAGCACCAATTTGGATAACGAGCCTGCTTGTGATCTTAAGCCGGGTGACATCGTTTTATCTGTGAATGGTAAACTCATCACCAGATTCCGCGATGTCGACTCTATCATCAAGGAATTGACTCCTGAAACCGAATATTTGTCGTTTAAGGTTGTCAGAGAGAAGGAAATGATGGAGGTTCAGGTGAAGCTAACACGGACGGCCAACTTCCTTACAAAGCAGGTCGTTTTTTGGTCTGGCTGTGCTTTACAGGAGCCCCATCATGGTGTTAGACAGGCGATCAAAAATCTTCCTTCCAAGGTTTATTGCACATCCATGTCGCAAGGTTCCCCATCCAGATTCTACACTGTTGGAATTACCAATTTCATCACGCATGTCAACGAGCAACCAACACCAACATTGGATGCTTTTATCAAGGTCATTAAAACTATCAAAGATAACAGTTACTGCAAACTGAGAATTGTATCATATGATAACATCCCAATGGCACAGACGTTAAAGGTAAACTACCACTATTTCCCAACATCCGAACTCTCGAAAAATGCCAAGACCGGTGAGTGGGAGTTCCAGAATATTAAAATGGTGGAAAAGGacaaggatgaaaaaaatgtaattgGTGAGGCAACACATTAA